From the genome of Bombyx mori chromosome 16, ASM3026992v2, one region includes:
- the LOC101739319 gene encoding ABC transporter F family member 4 isoform X2, which produces MPIGNVSKETAPRRDSFRPPWVKEKDTESPPAWTQRKLKPVDSFGKTATAESTDAAPITKPLKPVLKKQVTIREKSENGSSETVEEKLVKPSTAKQADRANNPTDEKSRFTKPALKTIDKSIKSEDKVTNDKIPEKSTLKSVRTIDDKAKEKSVTIVDRKPDRNGTDKANNSVNDKITNDKGSTLNNNTKTINKVGAPEKSISKTVAPKSSQTSEKPAPKSTTEKNSKSPAVDKPVTKSSEKLTSKTTAPEKPAPKETSQKPAAPEKTEEVSKMATKPPLEKTPSKVLRKPPLQKQPSKDEIQVKKWRDPLLERVKENIDKTLNNEVPKGHTLTKNESLRSLLKPTPPPMPPPLPPKMPPPPEFKKAPVDPAKLKRLEQLRSRPRRRPDWSDMMKEVEEGRKLRHVECNDRSNPIITRSTIVKNKGQFIFESEKPNTHNELLKEINKGIKLKKVKTNDRSKPNLEGLRKFRRQMTIEEQVQKSMSQANLAASPSGVLVPEGAAPQEEEEIDEMDDIDKVRDDLQSTKQLLAMELRTKEAQEREIKRLQTRIQNLEAEVARERAIIKQEQQKTVISVTDAYDERLVKNLKEEVEKAKESADNLEKKYLEAAEERDTAITEAEELKRRNAELEKKLEQAMAGIMPTGVGSRRSSHAIKQLSVTKDDSFEEESESEPEEEESEEKKQKRLEKEVKNMKNKIKHLKEKQDHMKKERMGFKMALKNQQAALKEEKRKYKELKREVDKMAAMMKEVGSDEEEEEEEEEESEEEKKTESEEEESETETEQDTESETESESEPEDAPLPNKKDNLTKRMKRHETRVHALKKGNALLMANVDRLKDDVLKQREESVSLQKELDSLIDDLE; this is translated from the exons ATGCCGATTGGGAACGTCAGCAAAGAGACGGCACCCAGACGGGACAGCTTCAGGCCCCCCTGGGTTAAGGAGAAAGACACAGAGAGTCCACCAGCATGGACTCAGAGGAAGTTGAAGCCTGTGGACAGCTTCGGCAAGACAGCGACCGCGGAGAGCACTGATGCGGCACCTATCACGAAACCTTTAAAAC CGGTACTTAAAAAGCAGGTAACAATAAGAGAAAAATCGGAAAACGGTTCATCTGAAACGGTAGAAGAAAAACTAGTTAAGCCTTCAACAGCAAAACAGGCTGATAGAGCAAATAATCCCACAGATGAAAAATCAAGATTTACAAAACCAGCCCTAAAAACTATTGACAAGTCTATCAAATCAGAAGACAAAGTAACCAATGACAAAATTCCGGAAAAATCAACTTTAAAAAGCGTCAGAACTATTGATGACAAAGCAAAAGAAAAATCAGTAACAATTGTTGATAGAAAACCTGATAGAAATGGTACAGATAAAGCAAATAATTCTGTCAATGATAAGATTACAAACGATAAAGGTTCTACTTTGAATAATAATACGAAAACCATCAACAAAGTAGGAGCACCTGAAAAATCAATCTCAAAAACAGTTGCACCGAAATCAAGTCAAACATCTGAAAAGCCTGCACCTAAATCAACtactgaaaaaaattcaaaatcaccAGCGGTCGACAAACCTGTTACAAAATCATCTGAAAAACTTACATCGAAAACTACGGCACCTGAAAAACCAGCACCTAAAGAAACATCTCAAAAGCCTGCTGCTCCTGAAAAAACTGAAGAAGTATCCAAGATGGCTACTAAACCTCCCCTTGAAAAAACCCCATCCAAG GTTTTGCGCAAACCGCCTCTTCAAAAACAACCTTCAAAAGATGAAATACAAGTAAAAAAATGGAGGGATCCCCTGCTGGAGCGTGTAAAGGAAAACATTGACAAGACTTTAAATAACGAAGTACCCAAGGGCCACACTTTAACTAAAAATGAAAGTTTAAGAA GTTTGCTAAAACCAACACCACCACCTATGCCACCTCCTTTACCACCAAAGATGCCACCACCTCCGGAGTTCAAGAAAGCACCAGTCGATCCTGCTAAGTTGAAGAGATTGGAGCAGCTCCGAAGCAGGCCAAGGAGGCGGCCTGATTGGAGTGACATGATGAAAGAAGTAGAAGAGGGTAGAAAACTGCGTCACGTTGAATGTAATGACAG ATCAAATCCAATAATAACAAGGTCGACCATTGTAAAGAACAAAGGACAATTTATTTTCGAATCTGAAAAACCAAACACGCACAATGAGCTCCTAAAAGAAATCAACAAGGGTATTAAATTGAAGAAAGTAAAAACCAATGACAGGAGTAAACCTAATTTGGAAGGCTTGAGGAAATTCAGAAGACAGATGACTATAGAAGAGCAAGTGCAGAAGTCTATGTCGCAAGCCAATCTCGCGGCGTCGCCTTCGGGAGTACTTGTTCCAGAG GGAGCCGCAcctcaagaagaagaagaaattgatgAAATGGACGACATTGACAAAGTCAGAGATGACTTACAATCCACAAAACAGCTGTTGGCTATGGAACTAAG AACAAAAGAAGCACAGGAAAGGGAAATTAAGCGATTACAAACTAGAATACAAAACTTAGAAGCCGAGGTAGCTAGGGAACGCGCTATTATTAAACAAGAACAGCAGAAAACAGTAATATCAGTGACAGATGCCTACGATGAAAGATTAGTTAAAAATCTTAAAGAAGAAGTAGAAAAAGCCAAAGAAAGTGCTGATAACTTAGAAAAGAAATATTTAGAAGCAGCAGAAGAAAGAGATACTGCTATAACAGAGGCAGAAGAACTAAAGAGAAGAAACGCCGAATTAGAAAAGAAATTAGAACAAGCAATGGCC GGTATTATGCCAACAGGTGTGGGTTCGAGACGCTCGAGTCACGCTATCAAACAACTATCAGTTACAAAAGATGACAGTTTTGAAGAAGAATCAGAATCTGAACCGGAGGAG GAGGAAAGtgaagaaaagaaacaaaagaggCTTGAAAAGGAagtgaaaaatatgaaaaataaaatcaaacattTAAAAGAGAAACAGGACCATATGAAAAAAGAACGTATGGGCTTCAAAATGGCTCTTAAAAATCAACAGGCTGCACTGAA GGAAGAAAAACGTAAATACAAAGAATTGAAGCGTGAAGTTGATAAGATGGCGGCTATGATGAAAGAAGTTGGTTCGgacgaagaagaagaggaagaagaggaggaagaatccgaagaagaaaagaagaCAGAGTCAGAGGAAGAAGAATCAGAGACTGAAACAGAACAAGACACTGAAAGCGAGACTGAGAGCGAAAGTGAACCAGAA GATGCTCCACTCCCGAACAAAAAAGATAATCTGACAAAGCGAATGAAACGACACGAGACAAGAGTACACGCTTTGAAAAAAGGAAATGCTTTGCTCATGGCCAATGTAGATCGGCTCAAAGACGATGTTTTAAAGCAAAGAGAAGAATCTGTGTCGTTACAAAAGGAGCTTGACTCTCTAATTGATGATCTTGAGTAA
- the LOC101739319 gene encoding centromere-associated protein E isoform X1 — protein sequence MPIGNVSKETAPRRDSFRPPWVKEKDTESPPAWTQRKLKPVDSFGKTATAESTDAAPITKPLKPVLKKQVTIREKSENGSSETVEEKLVKPSTAKQADRANNPTDEKSRFTKPALKTIDKSIKSEDKVTNDKIPEKSTLKSVRTIDDKAKEKSVTIVDRKPDRNGTDKANNSVNDKITNDKGSTLNNNTKTINKVGAPEKSISKTVAPKSSQTSEKPAPKSTTEKNSKSPAVDKPVTKSSEKLTSKTTAPEKPAPKETSQKPAAPEKTEEVSKMATKPPLEKTPSKVLRKPPLQKQPSKDEIQVKKWRDPLLERVKENIDKTLNNEVPKGHTLTKNESLRSLLKPTPPPMPPPLPPKMPPPPEFKKAPVDPAKLKRLEQLRSRPRRRPDWSDMMKEVEEGRKLRHVECNDRSNPIITRSTIVKNKGQFIFESEKPNTHNELLKEINKGIKLKKVKTNDRSKPNLEGLRKFRRQMTIEEQVQKSMSQANLAASPSGVLVPEGAAPQEEEEIDEMDDIDKVRDDLQSTKQLLAMELRTKEAQEREIKRLQTRIQNLEAEVARERAIIKQEQQKTVISVTDAYDERLVKNLKEEVEKAKESADNLEKKYLEAAEERDTAITEAEELKRRNAELEKKLEQAMAGNLEDLYTSEEPMSYYQKRQLDFEKECRLLNIDTNSPEAQELRKKSADANNNTTNAAFTNNFEDQGIMPTGVGSRRSSHAIKQLSVTKDDSFEEESESEPEEEESEEKKQKRLEKEVKNMKNKIKHLKEKQDHMKKERMGFKMALKNQQAALKEEKRKYKELKREVDKMAAMMKEVGSDEEEEEEEEEESEEEKKTESEEEESETETEQDTESETESESEPEDAPLPNKKDNLTKRMKRHETRVHALKKGNALLMANVDRLKDDVLKQREESVSLQKELDSLIDDLE from the exons ATGCCGATTGGGAACGTCAGCAAAGAGACGGCACCCAGACGGGACAGCTTCAGGCCCCCCTGGGTTAAGGAGAAAGACACAGAGAGTCCACCAGCATGGACTCAGAGGAAGTTGAAGCCTGTGGACAGCTTCGGCAAGACAGCGACCGCGGAGAGCACTGATGCGGCACCTATCACGAAACCTTTAAAAC CGGTACTTAAAAAGCAGGTAACAATAAGAGAAAAATCGGAAAACGGTTCATCTGAAACGGTAGAAGAAAAACTAGTTAAGCCTTCAACAGCAAAACAGGCTGATAGAGCAAATAATCCCACAGATGAAAAATCAAGATTTACAAAACCAGCCCTAAAAACTATTGACAAGTCTATCAAATCAGAAGACAAAGTAACCAATGACAAAATTCCGGAAAAATCAACTTTAAAAAGCGTCAGAACTATTGATGACAAAGCAAAAGAAAAATCAGTAACAATTGTTGATAGAAAACCTGATAGAAATGGTACAGATAAAGCAAATAATTCTGTCAATGATAAGATTACAAACGATAAAGGTTCTACTTTGAATAATAATACGAAAACCATCAACAAAGTAGGAGCACCTGAAAAATCAATCTCAAAAACAGTTGCACCGAAATCAAGTCAAACATCTGAAAAGCCTGCACCTAAATCAACtactgaaaaaaattcaaaatcaccAGCGGTCGACAAACCTGTTACAAAATCATCTGAAAAACTTACATCGAAAACTACGGCACCTGAAAAACCAGCACCTAAAGAAACATCTCAAAAGCCTGCTGCTCCTGAAAAAACTGAAGAAGTATCCAAGATGGCTACTAAACCTCCCCTTGAAAAAACCCCATCCAAG GTTTTGCGCAAACCGCCTCTTCAAAAACAACCTTCAAAAGATGAAATACAAGTAAAAAAATGGAGGGATCCCCTGCTGGAGCGTGTAAAGGAAAACATTGACAAGACTTTAAATAACGAAGTACCCAAGGGCCACACTTTAACTAAAAATGAAAGTTTAAGAA GTTTGCTAAAACCAACACCACCACCTATGCCACCTCCTTTACCACCAAAGATGCCACCACCTCCGGAGTTCAAGAAAGCACCAGTCGATCCTGCTAAGTTGAAGAGATTGGAGCAGCTCCGAAGCAGGCCAAGGAGGCGGCCTGATTGGAGTGACATGATGAAAGAAGTAGAAGAGGGTAGAAAACTGCGTCACGTTGAATGTAATGACAG ATCAAATCCAATAATAACAAGGTCGACCATTGTAAAGAACAAAGGACAATTTATTTTCGAATCTGAAAAACCAAACACGCACAATGAGCTCCTAAAAGAAATCAACAAGGGTATTAAATTGAAGAAAGTAAAAACCAATGACAGGAGTAAACCTAATTTGGAAGGCTTGAGGAAATTCAGAAGACAGATGACTATAGAAGAGCAAGTGCAGAAGTCTATGTCGCAAGCCAATCTCGCGGCGTCGCCTTCGGGAGTACTTGTTCCAGAG GGAGCCGCAcctcaagaagaagaagaaattgatgAAATGGACGACATTGACAAAGTCAGAGATGACTTACAATCCACAAAACAGCTGTTGGCTATGGAACTAAG AACAAAAGAAGCACAGGAAAGGGAAATTAAGCGATTACAAACTAGAATACAAAACTTAGAAGCCGAGGTAGCTAGGGAACGCGCTATTATTAAACAAGAACAGCAGAAAACAGTAATATCAGTGACAGATGCCTACGATGAAAGATTAGTTAAAAATCTTAAAGAAGAAGTAGAAAAAGCCAAAGAAAGTGCTGATAACTTAGAAAAGAAATATTTAGAAGCAGCAGAAGAAAGAGATACTGCTATAACAGAGGCAGAAGAACTAAAGAGAAGAAACGCCGAATTAGAAAAGAAATTAGAACAAGCAATGGCC GGTAATCTTGAAGACTTGTACACATCAGAAGAGCCCATGTCGTACTATCAAAAACGACAGCTAGACTTTGAGAAAGAGTGTAGGTTATTAAATATTGATACTAATTCGCCTGAAGCACAAGAGCTAAGAAAAAAATCTGCTGACGCTAACAACAATACAACTAATGCTGCTTTTACTAACAATTTCGAAGATCAG GGTATTATGCCAACAGGTGTGGGTTCGAGACGCTCGAGTCACGCTATCAAACAACTATCAGTTACAAAAGATGACAGTTTTGAAGAAGAATCAGAATCTGAACCGGAGGAG GAGGAAAGtgaagaaaagaaacaaaagaggCTTGAAAAGGAagtgaaaaatatgaaaaataaaatcaaacattTAAAAGAGAAACAGGACCATATGAAAAAAGAACGTATGGGCTTCAAAATGGCTCTTAAAAATCAACAGGCTGCACTGAA GGAAGAAAAACGTAAATACAAAGAATTGAAGCGTGAAGTTGATAAGATGGCGGCTATGATGAAAGAAGTTGGTTCGgacgaagaagaagaggaagaagaggaggaagaatccgaagaagaaaagaagaCAGAGTCAGAGGAAGAAGAATCAGAGACTGAAACAGAACAAGACACTGAAAGCGAGACTGAGAGCGAAAGTGAACCAGAA GATGCTCCACTCCCGAACAAAAAAGATAATCTGACAAAGCGAATGAAACGACACGAGACAAGAGTACACGCTTTGAAAAAAGGAAATGCTTTGCTCATGGCCAATGTAGATCGGCTCAAAGACGATGTTTTAAAGCAAAGAGAAGAATCTGTGTCGTTACAAAAGGAGCTTGACTCTCTAATTGATGATCTTGAGTAA
- the LOC101739319 gene encoding centromere-associated protein E isoform X3: MATKPPLEKTPSKVLRKPPLQKQPSKDEIQVKKWRDPLLERVKENIDKTLNNEVPKGHTLTKNESLRSLLKPTPPPMPPPLPPKMPPPPEFKKAPVDPAKLKRLEQLRSRPRRRPDWSDMMKEVEEGRKLRHVECNDRSNPIITRSTIVKNKGQFIFESEKPNTHNELLKEINKGIKLKKVKTNDRSKPNLEGLRKFRRQMTIEEQVQKSMSQANLAASPSGVLVPEGAAPQEEEEIDEMDDIDKVRDDLQSTKQLLAMELRTKEAQEREIKRLQTRIQNLEAEVARERAIIKQEQQKTVISVTDAYDERLVKNLKEEVEKAKESADNLEKKYLEAAEERDTAITEAEELKRRNAELEKKLEQAMAGNLEDLYTSEEPMSYYQKRQLDFEKECRLLNIDTNSPEAQELRKKSADANNNTTNAAFTNNFEDQGIMPTGVGSRRSSHAIKQLSVTKDDSFEEESESEPEEEESEEKKQKRLEKEVKNMKNKIKHLKEKQDHMKKERMGFKMALKNQQAALKEEKRKYKELKREVDKMAAMMKEVGSDEEEEEEEEEESEEEKKTESEEEESETETEQDTESETESESEPEDAPLPNKKDNLTKRMKRHETRVHALKKGNALLMANVDRLKDDVLKQREESVSLQKELDSLIDDLE; encoded by the exons ATGGCTACTAAACCTCCCCTTGAAAAAACCCCATCCAAG GTTTTGCGCAAACCGCCTCTTCAAAAACAACCTTCAAAAGATGAAATACAAGTAAAAAAATGGAGGGATCCCCTGCTGGAGCGTGTAAAGGAAAACATTGACAAGACTTTAAATAACGAAGTACCCAAGGGCCACACTTTAACTAAAAATGAAAGTTTAAGAA GTTTGCTAAAACCAACACCACCACCTATGCCACCTCCTTTACCACCAAAGATGCCACCACCTCCGGAGTTCAAGAAAGCACCAGTCGATCCTGCTAAGTTGAAGAGATTGGAGCAGCTCCGAAGCAGGCCAAGGAGGCGGCCTGATTGGAGTGACATGATGAAAGAAGTAGAAGAGGGTAGAAAACTGCGTCACGTTGAATGTAATGACAG ATCAAATCCAATAATAACAAGGTCGACCATTGTAAAGAACAAAGGACAATTTATTTTCGAATCTGAAAAACCAAACACGCACAATGAGCTCCTAAAAGAAATCAACAAGGGTATTAAATTGAAGAAAGTAAAAACCAATGACAGGAGTAAACCTAATTTGGAAGGCTTGAGGAAATTCAGAAGACAGATGACTATAGAAGAGCAAGTGCAGAAGTCTATGTCGCAAGCCAATCTCGCGGCGTCGCCTTCGGGAGTACTTGTTCCAGAG GGAGCCGCAcctcaagaagaagaagaaattgatgAAATGGACGACATTGACAAAGTCAGAGATGACTTACAATCCACAAAACAGCTGTTGGCTATGGAACTAAG AACAAAAGAAGCACAGGAAAGGGAAATTAAGCGATTACAAACTAGAATACAAAACTTAGAAGCCGAGGTAGCTAGGGAACGCGCTATTATTAAACAAGAACAGCAGAAAACAGTAATATCAGTGACAGATGCCTACGATGAAAGATTAGTTAAAAATCTTAAAGAAGAAGTAGAAAAAGCCAAAGAAAGTGCTGATAACTTAGAAAAGAAATATTTAGAAGCAGCAGAAGAAAGAGATACTGCTATAACAGAGGCAGAAGAACTAAAGAGAAGAAACGCCGAATTAGAAAAGAAATTAGAACAAGCAATGGCC GGTAATCTTGAAGACTTGTACACATCAGAAGAGCCCATGTCGTACTATCAAAAACGACAGCTAGACTTTGAGAAAGAGTGTAGGTTATTAAATATTGATACTAATTCGCCTGAAGCACAAGAGCTAAGAAAAAAATCTGCTGACGCTAACAACAATACAACTAATGCTGCTTTTACTAACAATTTCGAAGATCAG GGTATTATGCCAACAGGTGTGGGTTCGAGACGCTCGAGTCACGCTATCAAACAACTATCAGTTACAAAAGATGACAGTTTTGAAGAAGAATCAGAATCTGAACCGGAGGAG GAGGAAAGtgaagaaaagaaacaaaagaggCTTGAAAAGGAagtgaaaaatatgaaaaataaaatcaaacattTAAAAGAGAAACAGGACCATATGAAAAAAGAACGTATGGGCTTCAAAATGGCTCTTAAAAATCAACAGGCTGCACTGAA GGAAGAAAAACGTAAATACAAAGAATTGAAGCGTGAAGTTGATAAGATGGCGGCTATGATGAAAGAAGTTGGTTCGgacgaagaagaagaggaagaagaggaggaagaatccgaagaagaaaagaagaCAGAGTCAGAGGAAGAAGAATCAGAGACTGAAACAGAACAAGACACTGAAAGCGAGACTGAGAGCGAAAGTGAACCAGAA GATGCTCCACTCCCGAACAAAAAAGATAATCTGACAAAGCGAATGAAACGACACGAGACAAGAGTACACGCTTTGAAAAAAGGAAATGCTTTGCTCATGGCCAATGTAGATCGGCTCAAAGACGATGTTTTAAAGCAAAGAGAAGAATCTGTGTCGTTACAAAAGGAGCTTGACTCTCTAATTGATGATCTTGAGTAA